A single genomic interval of Anopheles darlingi chromosome X, idAnoDarlMG_H_01, whole genome shotgun sequence harbors:
- the LOC125954459 gene encoding uncharacterized protein LOC125954459 gives MGSCNPNDHPIFWCDELKRHERKRIADESLRDWNHRKLIERRSRAKEQAHYREVMERYSPWGRKGGGAPNDTVRMRNIQLQGLYPETKNDLRNPTSMATSTAAAAAAAAGRSRGVGTGGGGAPIRSASGQIVTGLTDDPLISFNDANRYHVDNELRYKTSPAQKQHYKAELDRIVAEKENRTRKTRSSEAAKELGAHGARGAGGGTTTTTNGGGPWGRPGPGGKPWRPPKNVGHNFMKSMGWTNKETLQDLDLDLVNRMQRQLEEENRFLKRFSNCCSRCVCQCVSNSLDQAGPAGGGRGTGSGSGSASRRPTGRPAYHASPPATAPIMALDPAPPPLPPAAAAAAAAATDQRNRVPRLCHQQQGPSAGTTTTTTAGTLQQQQQQQQQQSHAAGSGGAGYAGAAGTGTGGNGGRRTNGGRGPPTRNCMITGGVELVPLLAKRRSQPRPISLGTTDVTKIDKYTANGSLAQRHDDGYLTDLCNQMHQKQRKTETVRALEFETSRQHFETWSSFWGRPGHGAPLPNKNKLNLDNLLYKPRR, from the exons ATGGGATCGTGCAACCCGAACGATCATCCGATCTTCTGGTGCGACGAGCTGAAGCGTCACGAGCGGAAACGGATCGCCGATGAGAGCCTGCGGGACTGGAATCACCGGAAGCTGATCGAGCGGCGGTCGCGCGCCAAGGAACAGGCCCAT TACCGAGAAGTGATGGAGCGCTACTCGCCTTGGGGCCGGAAGGGTGGCGGTGCACCGAACGATACGGTCCGGATGCGCAACATCCAGCTGCAGGGCCTCTACCCGGAGACGAAGAAC GATCTGCGCAACCCGACCTCGATGGCAACGtcaacggcggcggctgccgcGGCCGCTGCAGGGCGATCGCGCGGTGTCGGTACGGGAGGGGGCGGCGCACCGATCCGATCTGCCTCCGGGCAGATCGTGACCGGGCTGACGGACGATCCGCTGATCAGCTTCAACGATGCGAACCGGTACCATGTGGACAACGAGCTGCGCTACAAGACGTCACCGGCCCAGAAGCAGCACTACAAGGCCGAGCTCGATCGGATCGtggcggagaaggagaaccggACGCGCAAGACGCGCAGCTCGGAGGCCGCGAAGGAGCTCGGTGCGCACGGGGCACGGGGAGCtggcggcggcaccaccaccaccacgaatggtggtggtccgtggGGTCGCCCCGGGCCCGGTGGCAAACCGTGGCGACCGCCGAAGAACGTTGGCCACAACTTCATGAAGTCGATGGGCTGGACGAACAAGGAGACGCTGCAggacctcgacctcgacctgGTCAACCGGATGCAGCGCcagctggaggaggagaaccgCTTCCTGAAGCGCTTCTCCAACTGCTGCTCCCGCTGCGTCTGCCAGTGCGTCAGCAACAGCCTCGACCAGGCTGGACCGGCCGGTGGAGGCCGGGGGacgggttcgggttcgggttcggcGTCCAGGCGCCCGACCGGTCGGCCGGCTTACCACGCGTCACCTCCGGCCACGGCACCGATCATGGCGCTcgatccagcaccaccgccactgccaccagcagcagcagcagcagcagcagcagcaaccgaccaACGGAATCGCGTGCCACGTCTCTGCCATCAACAACAGGGACCTTCGGCGgggacgacaacaacgacgacggctggaaccttgcagcagcagcagcagcagcagcagcaacaatcgcatGCTGCCGGTAGCGGTGGTGCAGGGTACGCCGGAGCGGCTGGCACCGGGACGGGAGGGAACGGTGGACGGCGGACGAACGGTGGAAGGGGGCCGCCGACCCGCAACTGCATGATAACGGGGGGCGTCGAGCTGGTACCGCTGCTTGCCAAACGGCGCTCCCAACCGCGTCCGATCAGCCTCGGCACCACCGACGTCACCAAGATCGATAAGTACACCGCAAACGG AAGCCTGGCGCAGCGGCACGACGACGGTTACCTGACCGACCTGTGCAACCAGATGCACCAGAAGCAGCGCAAGACGGAGACGGTGCGGGCGCTCGAGTTCGAAACCAGCCGGCAGCACTTCGAGACGTGGAGCAGCTTCTGGGGCCGGCCGGGCCACGGCGCCCCCCTGCCCAACAAGAACAAGCTCAACCTGGACAATCTGCTTTACAAACCACGCCGCTAA